From Spartinivicinus ruber, the proteins below share one genomic window:
- a CDS encoding NADAR family protein — translation MKIYNKQQLIDFINHNGNVKYLFFWGHRKTKSAISKTCFSQWYECSFIVNNIEYPTAEHYMMAEKARLFNDHETLQKILAAESPGEAKKLGRNVTGFDENIWINKRFSIVVKSNIAKFNQNPNLKEFLLNTGNRVLVEASPVDKIWGIGLPADYQYIENPYMWKGLNLLGFALMEVRNQLKTSRL, via the coding sequence ATGAAAATTTACAATAAACAACAACTTATCGACTTCATTAATCATAATGGCAATGTAAAATATTTATTTTTTTGGGGACATAGAAAAACAAAATCAGCTATTTCTAAAACATGCTTTAGTCAGTGGTATGAGTGCTCATTTATAGTTAATAATATTGAATACCCAACAGCCGAACATTATATGATGGCAGAAAAGGCCAGGCTATTTAATGATCACGAAACTTTACAAAAAATTTTGGCCGCAGAAAGTCCAGGAGAGGCAAAAAAGCTTGGCCGTAATGTAACAGGGTTTGATGAAAATATCTGGATTAATAAAAGATTCAGTATTGTAGTAAAATCAAACATAGCTAAATTTAACCAAAACCCTAATTTAAAAGAGTTTTTATTAAATACAGGAAATAGAGTGCTAGTTGAAGCAAGCCCTGTGGATAAAATATGGGGCATAGGATTGCCAGCTGACTACCAATATATAGAGAACCCCTATATGTGGAAAGGGCTAAATCTATTGGGATTTGCATTAATGGAAGTACGTAACCAACTGAAAACAAGTAGACTATGA